The nucleotide sequence CGCGGGACGCGCGGACCACCAGGTCAAGGTGCACGGCTTCCGTATCGAGCTGGGCGAGATCGATGCGCAGCTGGCCCGGCTGCCGTCGGTGCGCCAGGCGGTGGTGGCGGCCCGGGACGACGGCCAGGGCGGGCGCCGCCTGGTCGCCTATGTGGTTGCGCGCGAGCCCGGCGCGACCGCGACGCAGTCGGCGCGGGATCGCTGGCTGGGCGATCTGCGCGCGAGCCTGGCCCTGGCCCTGCCGGCCTACATGGTGCCCGGCCTGTGGATGGCGCTCGATGCGCTTCCGCTCAGCGCCAACGGCAAGATCGACCGCAAGGCGCTGCCCGCGCCGGCGCCCCGCGACACAGGTGGCGGCCACGTGGAGCCGGCCGGCGAGCAGGAACGGCGCGTGGCGGAGATCTGGTCGCAAGTGCTGGGCGTACCCCGGGTGGGACGGCACGACAGCTTTTTCGAGCTGGGCGGACATTCGCTGATGGTGATGCAGGTGGTCGCGCGCATCCAGCGCGAACTGCATGTGGACGTACCGCTGACGGCCTTGTTCGAGGCGCAAACCCTGGCGGCCTTCGCCGCGCGGGTGGATGGGGCGTCGGCGGCCGCCGCCGACCATGACCAGGCGCTGCGGCGCATGGACGACTTCCTGGATACGCTGGAGGCGATGTAATGGACCAGACCCTGGCGCGTCGCGTCGCCGCCAAGTTCATGGCGCTGGCGCCGGCGCAGCGCCGCGTGGCCTACAGGCAGATGCGGGACTCCGGCATGGAACCGGCGCAACTGCCTATCCTGCCTCGCGACCGGGCGGCGGCAATGTCGCATGCGCAGCGCCGGCTATGGTTCCTGTGGCGCATGGATCCCGCAGACGCCACCTATCATCTGCCGGGCGCCCTAAGGCTGAAGGGCGCGGTGGACGCAGGCGCTGTGCGAGCCGCCCTGGAAGCGGTACGCGCGCGGCATGCCGCTTTGCGCACCCGATTCGTGGCCGACGAGGCCGGCCTGGCGGCGCCGGTGGTGGACGATGACGCGTCCCTCGTGCTGGCCCGCGAGGATCTGCGCGCCGGCGGCGGCGCGGACGATTCCGCCGCGGACCGCGAACAGCGCGCCGCTGCATTGGCACGGGACTGGCTGGCCCGTCCCTTCGACCTGACGGCCGGGCCGCTGTTGCGCGCGGGCCTGATCCAGCTGGCGGATGACGAGTATCTGCTGGTCATCGCGATGCACCACATCGTGTCGGATGGCTGGTCCGTGCGGCTGGCGCTGGAGGACTTCGCCGCCGCGTACGCGGCCTTGCATGCGGGCGGCACGGCGCGGCTGCAGGCTCCGCCGGCCATCGCCTACACGGACTACGCCGCCTGGCAGGCCGAGCTGCTGGACGCGGGGGAGCAGAAGCGCCAGCTGCTGTATTGGCGCGAGTATCTGGGCGACGAGCAAGCGGAGTTGCACCTGCCCTGCGATTTGGCACCGTCGCCAGGCCCGCGCGTGGCCGCGCATGTGGCCGCCGAGCTGGACGCCGACATCGTGACGTCCTTGCGGACGCTGGCCCGCGCACGCGGCGATACGATGTTCATGCTATTGCTGGCGGGCTTCCAGGCCTTGCTGTACCGGCATACCGGACAGGAGGATATCCGCATCGGCGTGCCGGCAGCGGGCCGGCATCGCGCGGAAACGCAGGATGTCGTCGGCTTGTTCGTCAACACGCAGGTGCTGCGTGCGCAAGCGCGGGCGACGACCACGTTCGAGGATCTCGCCAGCGCGGCACGTGCCTCGGTACTGGGCGCGCAGGCCCATCCCGATCTTCCTTTCGATATCCTGGTCGATGCGCTGCGTCCCGAACGGGGTGTGGATCGCAACCCGCTGTTCCAGGTGCTTTTCAATCATCAGCCATCGACTGGTGCGGAAACGCTGGCGCTGCCGGGCCTGTCCTGCCGGGGCTATCCCTTGGGCGTGGCGGCGCTTCCGGTCGACCTGCAATGCGATACGGCCGACTATGCGGACGGCCGCGTCGGCTTCACGCTGCGCTACGCGCGGGATCGCTACCATGCCGCCACGATGCGGCGGCTGGCCGACCATTATGTCGCGCTGCTAAGGACGCTGGCGCGGTCGCCGGAAACCCGCGTGGTGGATGCGCCACTGCTCGCACCGCAGGAGATACAGACGCTGCGCACGTGGAGCGTCGGGCAGGACTTGGCCCCGGCGATGCGGGCGTGGCGGGAGTCGCCGGTCCATGCGGTGATAGCCGAGCAAGCGGCGCGCACGCCGGAGGCAGTCGCGGTGGTCATGGCGTCCGACGATTCGGCGGCTTCATTGACGCTGACTTATGTCGAACTGGAGCTTCAGTCCAACCGGCTGGCGCATCGGCTGCTGTCCTTGGGGGCTGGTCCGGAACGGTGCGTGGCCATCGCGGCGCAGCGCCATCCCTCGCTGGTCGTGAGTCTGCTGGCCGTGCTGAAGACGGGCGCGGCCTATGTGCCGCTGGATCCGGAGTATCCGGACGGGCGGCTGTCGAGCATGATCGAGGACAGCGCTCCGGCCTTGGTGCTGACGCAGTCGTGGCTGGCGCGACGGGTTCATGGCTGGATGCCGCAGCGGGATGACGCCGCCGATGCGCCTGTGCTGGAAGTCGACACGCTGGACCTGTCGGCCGAACCATCGCACGCCCCCGACATCGCGATCCATCCTGAGCAGGCCTGCTACGCGATCTACACCTCCGGATCGACGGGCAAGCCCAAGGGCGCGACCAACCGCCACGTCGGGCTGGGCAACCGGCTGGCATGGATGCAGCAGGCGTTTGGCCTGGGGCCGCGGGACACGGTGTTGCAGAAGACACCGTTCAGCTTCGACGTGTCGGTATGGGAGTTCTTCTGGCCCTTGATGGTGGGCGCGCGGCTGGCGCTGGCTGGCGTGGGCGAACATCGGGACGCAGAACGGCTGCTGGCGCGCATCGTGGAGCATGGCGTGAGCACGCTGCATTTCGTGCCCTCGATGCTGCATGCCTTCGTGGCGTACTGCGAGGCGCAGGCAGATGCACCGGCGCCCATTTCGTCGGCAGCCCTTACACCGGCACCCTCTTCATCGGCAGCACTTACATCGACACCCCTTACATCAGCAGCCCCTAAATCAACAGCCCCTACATCAACAGCCCCTACATCAATAGCCCTTACACCGGCACCACTTACACCGGCACCGCTGCTATCTTCCGCCCGCAGAGTGCTGCGCCAGGTCTTCTGCAGCGGCGAGGCCCTGCCCGCGGAGCTGTGCGAGCGATTCCAGGCGCTGTTCCCCGGCGTAGCGCTGCACAACCTGTACGGCCCCACGGAAGCGGCCATCGACGTCACGCACTGGAATTGCGCGCGGCCCAGCCCGGCGGGCGTGCCGATCGGCCGTCCGATCGCGGGCCTGCGCACGCACGTGCTGGATGCGCACTTGAACGAAGTGCCGCCCGGCGTGGCCGGAGAGCTGTACCTGGGGGGCATCGGCCTGGGGCGGGGCTACCTGGACCGCCCGGGCCTGAGCGCCGAACGCTTCGTCGCCGACCCTTTTGGCAGCGGCGAGCGGCTGTATCGCACGGGCGATCTGGCACGCTGGAATCACGAAGGCCAGCTGGAATACCTGGGCCGCCTGGATCACCAGGTCAAGCTGCGCGGCCAGCGCATCGAGCTGGGCGAGATCGAAGCGCAGCTGCTGGCGCAAGCGGGGGTGAAGCAGGCCGTGGTGCTGGCGCAGGCGGGGCCTGCGCCGTTCGAAGGACAGGCAAGGCATGGCAGCGCGCCGCGTACCGCGACCGGGCCGGGACCGCAATCCCACGGGCCTGCGCGGGCTGGCGCGCACGCTCCGGCGATGGCGTCCGACTCGACATCCGCCATCCTGGCATCGGCGCCCGTCGCATCCGCCACCGCGTCCCTGCGGCTGGTCGCCTACGTGACGCCAGCCACGCTGGACATCGCCACGCTGCGGCAGGCGCTGGAACGCACGCTACCCGCCTACATGGTGCCGTCCGCCTTCGTGACCCTGGATGCCTTGCCGATCACGGCCAATGGCAAGCTGGACCGCAAGGCGCTGCCGCAAGCCGAGTTCGCCGCCACGGGTGACTATGAGGCGCCACAAGGCCCCGCCGAAGAAGCCCTGGCGGCGATCTGGCAGGAGATCCTGGGCGTGCCACGCGTAGGGCGGCACGACAACTTCTTCGAGGTGGGCGGCGATTCCATCCTGAGCCTGCGGATCGTGGCCAGGCTGCGGCAGGCCGGCTGGCGGATCAGTCCGCGCCAGGTGTTCGAGCGTCAAAGCGTGGCGGCCTTGGCGCAGGTGGCGGTCCGCGTGGCGGGTGACGCGGTAACGAGCGGGGCAGTAAGCAGGGCCTTGAACCGGATCCCAGGCGGGACTACAGGCGGGGCGGCGAGCGGCATCGACAGCAGGACCGCAGTCGGGATCGCGGACGGGGTCAAACACGGGGTCAAACACGGGGTCACACACGGGATCACAGACGGGAGCGCAGACGGGATCGCGGGCGCGCAGGCGGTTGCGGTTGCGGTTGCGGTTGCGGACGAGGCACTGCCGGGCACCAACGTGCCTTTACTGCCCATCCAAGCACAGTTCCTGTCGCAGCCGCTGCCCAGCCACCATCACTGGAACCAGGCGGTGCTGCTGCGCAGCCAGACGGAGATCGACCTTGGCGCCCTGCATGGCGCGCTCTCGGCGGTGGTGGCGCATCACGATGCGCTGCGGCTGAGCTTTCGCCGCGGCGAAGACGGCCAGTGGGTGTCCGCCTATGCGGACGAGGCCGCGCGCGACGCATCCGCCGCGGTGTGGGACGTGTCCGCGGTCGACCGCGAGGACATCGAAGCGCATTGCGCACGGGCCCAGGCCAGCCTGGACATTACAGACGGGCCGTTGCTGCGGGCCGTGCGGATGCGGGTGGCCGATGGCAGCTGGCGCCTGCTGCTGGTAATCCATCACCTGGCGGTGGACGGCGTGTCCTGGCGCATCCTGCTGGAGGACCTTGGGCGGGCGTACGAAGCGCTGAGAAGGCAAGCGGCGCCCAAATTGCCGGCGCGCACGGCCAGCTATGGCGCATGGGCGCGGCACCTGCATGAGCAGGCGGAGGTCCATGCCGATGAAGCCCGGTATTGGATGGACTTGCCGGCCGGCGATGCGCCCATGCCGGACCAGCCGGGCGCCAGTGCGCGCGTGCGCGACCAGCGTCATGTCGAGGTCGGCCTGACCCGCGCGCAAACCCAGGCGCTGCTGCGGCAAGCGCCGGCGGCCTACCGCACGCAGGTCAATGACCTGCTGCTGGCCTCGCTCGCGCTGGCGCTGCGGCAATGGCGCGGGTTGGGCCGGGTGCGCATCGATCTGGAAGGCCACGGCCGGCAGGTGGCCGCGCTCGATATGGACGTCAGCCGCACGGTGGGATGGTTCACCGCGATCCACCCCGTGGTGCTGGAGACGGACGACGATCCGGCGCTTGCGATCCGCCGCACCAAGGAGCGGCTGCGGGCGGTGCCGCGCCACGGCATGGGCTACGGCGTGCTCGGTCGCTGGGGCGACGCCAAGGTGCGCCAGGCGCTGGCATCGGCGCCGCGCGGCTTCATCCTGTTCAACTACCTGGGCCAGTTCGATGCGGGTGTGGGTGGGGAGGGCGATTGGCGCATCGCGGGCGAGGACGTGGGACCGGGCCAGCTTGCCGAGGCGCCGCTGTCGCACGCGCTGACGATCAACGGCCGGGTCTACGACGGGCAGCTCTCGCTGTCGGTGGGCTATAGCGGCCAACAGTGGCGCGAGGACAGCATGCGGGAGCTGGCCGCGTGCTGGACGCAAGCGCTGGCGACGGTGATCGCGCACTGCACCAGCGGCGTGCAAGGGGTGACGCCGTCGGACTTCCCGCTGGCGGGGCTGACGCAGGCGGAGCTCGATGCCTTGCCGATCGGCTTGCCGGCCAGCCAATGGCAGGACATCTATCCGGTCACGCCGATGCAGGCGGGGATGTTGTTCCACTCGATGTATGAAAAGGACATCGAAGGCGCGGCTCGCCGCTCGGCGTCCGAGGCGGAATCGACTGCGCTGCCATATGTCGAGACCCAACCCTACATCAACCAATTGCGTGTGGATGTCCGCGGCCTGGACGGTGCCCGCTTCCAGGCGGCATGGGAGTCGGCCGTGGCGCGGCACGAGGTGCTGCGTACGGGCTTTCTCGCCCGTCCGGGCGCTGCCCTGCAATGGGTGGCGCGACAGGTGCGCCTGCCTTTCGAGCGGGCGCAGGTGCACGGCGATGACCGCGCCGTTGCCAAGCGGCTGGACGAACTTGCCGCGCGGCAGCGCGCGCCTGGCTTCGATCTGTCCTGCCCGCCCTTGATGCGCTGCATGCTGGTGCGGGTCAACGACGACTACGATCATTTCATCTGGACGCACCATCACCTGCTGCTGGACGGCTGGAGTACGTCGCAGTTGCTGGGCGAGGTCCTGAGCGACTACGCCGGCAAGCCGGTGGCGCGACCTACAGGACGTTATCGGGATTACCTGCACTGGCTATCGGGCCGCGACGAAGCGGCAACGCGCCATTATTGGATCGAACAGCTGCGAGAGCTGGAAGCGCCCACGTTGTTGGCGCGGAGCATTGCGCTGGCAGATATTGCGGGCTCCACTATCCAGGACCTCGATCCCGCTATCCCGGACCTCGGCCATGGCACGTGGACGGTGGATCTGGATGCCGAGCAGACCGAGGCCCTGGCCGCCCGCGCCCGAGCCGAGCGCGTGACGCTCAATACCCTGGTGCAGGCGGCCTGGTCCCTGGTGCTGGGGCTGCACACCGGCCAGGAAACCGTGGCCTTCGGTGCGACGACCTCCGGCCGGCCCGACGATCTGCCGGGCGTACAGCGCGTGCTGGGCCTGTACATCAATACGTTGCCCATGCTGGTGCGGCTGCCGGCGGACCAGCCGGTAGGCGACTGGCTGCGCGATCTGCAAGCGCGCAATGTGGCGGCCCGCGAGCACGAACACACGCCCTTGTATCAGGTACAGCGCTGGGCCGGGCAGGGCGGCCAGGCGCTGTTCGACACCTTGCTCGTATTCGAAAACTACCCCGTGGATGAGGCGCTCGGGCAATCGCTGTCCGGCGCACCGCGGTTCAGCCGTCTCGCT is from Bordetella bronchialis and encodes:
- the dltA gene encoding D-alanine--poly(phosphoribitol) ligase subunit DltA, with amino-acid sequence MDQTLARRVAAKFMALAPAQRRVAYRQMRDSGMEPAQLPILPRDRAAAMSHAQRRLWFLWRMDPADATYHLPGALRLKGAVDAGAVRAALEAVRARHAALRTRFVADEAGLAAPVVDDDASLVLAREDLRAGGGADDSAADREQRAAALARDWLARPFDLTAGPLLRAGLIQLADDEYLLVIAMHHIVSDGWSVRLALEDFAAAYAALHAGGTARLQAPPAIAYTDYAAWQAELLDAGEQKRQLLYWREYLGDEQAELHLPCDLAPSPGPRVAAHVAAELDADIVTSLRTLARARGDTMFMLLLAGFQALLYRHTGQEDIRIGVPAAGRHRAETQDVVGLFVNTQVLRAQARATTTFEDLASAARASVLGAQAHPDLPFDILVDALRPERGVDRNPLFQVLFNHQPSTGAETLALPGLSCRGYPLGVAALPVDLQCDTADYADGRVGFTLRYARDRYHAATMRRLADHYVALLRTLARSPETRVVDAPLLAPQEIQTLRTWSVGQDLAPAMRAWRESPVHAVIAEQAARTPEAVAVVMASDDSAASLTLTYVELELQSNRLAHRLLSLGAGPERCVAIAAQRHPSLVVSLLAVLKTGAAYVPLDPEYPDGRLSSMIEDSAPALVLTQSWLARRVHGWMPQRDDAADAPVLEVDTLDLSAEPSHAPDIAIHPEQACYAIYTSGSTGKPKGATNRHVGLGNRLAWMQQAFGLGPRDTVLQKTPFSFDVSVWEFFWPLMVGARLALAGVGEHRDAERLLARIVEHGVSTLHFVPSMLHAFVAYCEAQADAPAPISSAALTPAPSSSAALTSTPLTSAAPKSTAPTSTAPTSIALTPAPLTPAPLLSSARRVLRQVFCSGEALPAELCERFQALFPGVALHNLYGPTEAAIDVTHWNCARPSPAGVPIGRPIAGLRTHVLDAHLNEVPPGVAGELYLGGIGLGRGYLDRPGLSAERFVADPFGSGERLYRTGDLARWNHEGQLEYLGRLDHQVKLRGQRIELGEIEAQLLAQAGVKQAVVLAQAGPAPFEGQARHGSAPRTATGPGPQSHGPARAGAHAPAMASDSTSAILASAPVASATASLRLVAYVTPATLDIATLRQALERTLPAYMVPSAFVTLDALPITANGKLDRKALPQAEFAATGDYEAPQGPAEEALAAIWQEILGVPRVGRHDNFFEVGGDSILSLRIVARLRQAGWRISPRQVFERQSVAALAQVAVRVAGDAVTSGAVSRALNRIPGGTTGGAASGIDSRTAVGIADGVKHGVKHGVTHGITDGSADGIAGAQAVAVAVAVADEALPGTNVPLLPIQAQFLSQPLPSHHHWNQAVLLRSQTEIDLGALHGALSAVVAHHDALRLSFRRGEDGQWVSAYADEAARDASAAVWDVSAVDREDIEAHCARAQASLDITDGPLLRAVRMRVADGSWRLLLVIHHLAVDGVSWRILLEDLGRAYEALRRQAAPKLPARTASYGAWARHLHEQAEVHADEARYWMDLPAGDAPMPDQPGASARVRDQRHVEVGLTRAQTQALLRQAPAAYRTQVNDLLLASLALALRQWRGLGRVRIDLEGHGRQVAALDMDVSRTVGWFTAIHPVVLETDDDPALAIRRTKERLRAVPRHGMGYGVLGRWGDAKVRQALASAPRGFILFNYLGQFDAGVGGEGDWRIAGEDVGPGQLAEAPLSHALTINGRVYDGQLSLSVGYSGQQWREDSMRELAACWTQALATVIAHCTSGVQGVTPSDFPLAGLTQAELDALPIGLPASQWQDIYPVTPMQAGMLFHSMYEKDIEGAARRSASEAESTALPYVETQPYINQLRVDVRGLDGARFQAAWESAVARHEVLRTGFLARPGAALQWVARQVRLPFERAQVHGDDRAVAKRLDELAARQRAPGFDLSCPPLMRCMLVRVNDDYDHFIWTHHHLLLDGWSTSQLLGEVLSDYAGKPVARPTGRYRDYLHWLSGRDEAATRHYWIEQLRELEAPTLLARSIALADIAGSTIQDLDPAIPDLGHGTWTVDLDAEQTEALAARARAERVTLNTLVQAAWSLVLGLHTGQETVAFGATTSGRPDDLPGVQRVLGLYINTLPMLVRLPADQPVGDWLRDLQARNVAAREHEHTPLYQVQRWAGQGGQALFDTLLVFENYPVDEALGQSLSGAPRFSRLALVEQTNYPLALIVSRREGLHIAIRHDRSRCGARTIDLLGQQLLRGLRQLANGRGKLGAMTLLSGPEKAALRSWSAGGPLAPAVQAWRASPVHAVIAEQAARTPQAVAVVMASDDSAPSLTLTYAELELQSNRLAHRLLSLGAGPERRVAIAAQRHPSLVVSLLAVLKTGAAYVPLDPEYPDERLSGMIEDSAPALVLTQSWLAQRVRGWMPQDDHAAGARAGGGAGGVDAASTASAAPVASASGVAVATPVLEVDTLDLTAEPSHAPDIAIHPEQACYAIYTSGSTGKPKGATNRHVGLGNRLAWMQQAFGLGPRDTVLQKTPFSFDVSVWEFFWPLMAGARLALAGVGEQRDAERLLARIVEHGVTTLHFVPSMLHAFVSYCEAQADAPASLSSAALTSAPSSSAALKSAPLTPAPLTSIAPTPAPLTPVSPLSSARKVLRQVFCSGEALPAELCTRFQALFPGVALHNLYGPTEAAIDVTHWDCARPSPAGVPIGRPIAGLRAHVLDAHLNEVPPGVAGELYLGGIGLGRGYLDRPGLSAERFVADPFGSGERLYRTGDLARWNREGQLEYLGRLDHQVKLRGQRIELGEIEAQLLAQAGVKQAVVLAQAGPAASDSPSATPSTTASLRLVAYVTPASLDIAVLRQALERTLPAYMVPSAFVTLDALPITANGKLDRKALPQAGFAATTHYEAPQGPAEEALAAIWQEILGVPRVGRHDNFFELGGDSITVMQVCAQLRQRHGVDLGLRAVFDAPDIAGLAGLPMLRALAANAGRHDDLATIDSLLNELEM